AGTTTCGTTTACAATGGCTTGCATTTTGTGTTCCCAATCGCTCATTAAAGAGACTTTGTTGCTAGGCGTACTGCTGTATTCTGCCCAAAATGGCATGTTATCAATTAAAATTGCCGATAAATCTCCGAATACGGTGCCGTTCTGTCTAGAGAGTTCTTTACTTCCTCCTAAGCGTAAACTTTTGCCTGTAAATAATTGTGAATCTTCGTTGTTATTTAAGTACATACAAAGCAAATCTTTACTCGCCGCATAGTGGCAATTTTCTAGAGATTGCTCGCTTACGGGTATAAATTTACTTTTAGCTCTGGTTGTGCCGCTAGATTTAGCAAACCATTTTATAGGTGTTGGCCAAAATAAGTTATTCTCCCCATTACGCGATCTATCGATAATGTCTTGCCATCCGTCGTAATTTTTAATTGGAACGCGTTCGGAAAATGTTTTATAATTTTTTATAGACCTGAAATCGTATTGTTTACCTAATTCAGTGTCTTTAGCCGTGTACAGTAGGCTTTGTAGTAATTCATTTTGAACTTCATTTGGGTATTTCAGGAACAATTCTATCTGATGAAATCGTTTTTTTAAAAACCAAGAAGCAATTGAATTTACTATAGGGATTGGCATAATTATTTTTATCTTTAATTTTTTAAAAATAAGACTTTTTTTTATGACTTACCAAGGTGTTTTAACAAAAATGGAAACCGAATTTTCTAACCCAATTCAGTATTATTTGGTTTTTGATTCTGATTTTATAAATATGAATCAGTTAATAGGGAAAGAGATTTCTATTGAATTTGTAAAATATCAATGTTTAAATTGCGGATTAGATAAACCAATATTCCGCCAAGGCTATGATAAGCAGTGTTTTTATAATACGGCACAAACGGGAGATTGGATTATGCGACCGGAATTAAGCACAGCACATTTAGGGCAAGAAGATCGCGATTTGGAATATGAAAAACGTGTGCAATTGCAGCCACATATTGTTTATTTAGCAAACTCTAGTAATGTAAAGGTTGGGGTCACTAGAAAAACGCAAGTACCTACACGTTGGATCGACCAGGGGGCACATGAAGCATTGGAAATTGTAGAGGTGCCTAACAGGTATTTAGCGGGCGTTACAGAGGTCGCTTTAAAGTCTTATGTAGCAGATAAGACTAACTGGCGTAAAATGCTTAAAAACGATAATGAAGACGAGAATTTAGTAGAATGGCGTGATCGTTTAAAGCAATATATCCCGGATGAAGCTGCTCAGTATTTTATTGAAAACAATACTGAAACGCATTTAGACTTCCCGGTTGACAAATATCCGTTTAAACCTAAGAGTTTGAATATTAAAAAAGAATTAAAATATACAGGGAAGCTAGTTGGTATAAAAGGGCAGTATCTCATTTTTGATGATGAAACGGTATTTAATATACGATCTAACGAAGGTATAGTAGTAAAAATATCCGTATAATTAAAAAATCCCATTACGACATAATCGAATGGGATTTTTTATAAGCTTCAAACTAAGCAAAGACTAAATTTCTTCTTGGTCTCTTAAATTTTGAATGTAAGCTGCTTTCTTAACTTGACGACGTCTTTTTACAGATGGTTTAGTAAAAAACTGTCCTTCACGTAAATTTTGCATCACTTTGATGTTACGGTGTTTTCTTTTGTAGCGTTTTAAGGCACGCTCTATATTTTCACCATCTTTTACAATAATCTTTAACATAGATACTCTTTTAATTAATTGATTTTAAGTTTTAGGCTTATCCTAAATACGTTTTTAATACTTTACTTTTTGAGGTTTGTCGTAATCTACGAATACCTTTTTCTTTTATTTGTCTTACACGTTCCCGTGTTAAACCAAAAGAGTCACCAATTTCTTGGAGGCTCATAGGTTGTTTTTTACTAATACCGTAATAATGACGAATAACCTCTGCTTCTTTTTCCGAAAGGGAATTTAAAGCACGGTTAACTTCTATATTCAAAGCGTCCTGCATTAAACCAGAATCTGGTCTAGGCGATTCGCTAGAATTCATTACATCATATAAGTTTGATGTTTCACCTTCTTGAAAAGGAGCATCCATAGAAACATGGCGCCCAGATATTTTCATAGACTGTTTAACATCGGTTAATGAAAGATCTAATTTGCTTGCAATTTCTTGCGCACTTGGTGGTCTTTCATTCTCTTGTTCTAAAAATGAATAGGCTTTATTAATTTTATTAATCGAGCCAATTTTGTTCAAAGGTAATCTAACTATTCGAGATTGTTCAGCTAAAGCTTGAAGAATTGCTTGACGAATCCACCAAACAGCATAAGAAATAAATTTAAACCCTCTGGTTTCGTCAAAGCGTTTTGCCGCTTTCACTAGGCCAGCATTGCCTTCGTTGATTAAATCGGGTAGAGTTAGACCTTGGTTTTGATATTGTTTTGAGACTGAAACTACGAACCTTAAATTAGCGGTTGTGAGTGTATCTAGAGCTTTTTGGTCGCCATTTTTAATTAATTGGGCTAGTTCGACCTCTTCTTCAGCAGTGATTAGTGGTATTTTACTAATGTCTTGAAGATATTTGTCTAGGGATTTTGACTCGCGGTTGGTAACTTGTTTCGTAATTTTTAATTGCCTCATGTAGTGTTTTTAAAGTTATACTAAAGGATAATATAACTAATTTGGCGAGAAAACCTAATAAATGATTATTTATTATTTTTATAAAATAAAAAACCACCTCTCTAGAGGTGGTTTTAATTTTATAAAAATATAATTGAATATAGAGAAATTAATTTCCAACTCCATTTATATCCCAAAATACTCTTGATGATTTTTCATCGCCACCCATTGCAGCACTTGCAGCGGCATAATTATCAGGATTAAGATCTTGATCATCGTTTCCGTACGTATAACGTCTAGGTACTGCTTCTAGAGAAATTGGAGGACGTGTGAATGTATTAGGGTAGTCTAATAACCTCCATGTTGTCCATGCTTCGAAACCTCTTCCGTATAAAGCAATGTATTTTTGGTTACCAATAACTTCTTTCCATGTACTACCTGCAGTTGTATAAGCAACTGAAGGTTGTGCCAAATAAGTGTCAGCATCGGCTTGAGATCCACCCCAGTAAGTAATTGAGGCTGAAATAGCTTCGTTATAGTAAGTTTCAGCATCTCCACTAATTAAACCTCTTTCAACAGCTTCAGCCAATAAGAACTGGACTTCATCATAACTTAAAAGAACACCTTCTAAATTTGGTTCGTGGAAGGCATCTCCGATATGAGTATAGTCAGTATAGGCACTACCTACACCATATGGTGCACCAATATACGAATCTTTGTTATCAGCAAAAAATACAGATGCTCTTGGATCGTTTAAAGGGTTTACTAAATCTACAAATGTATCAGCAACTAAATAATCATTACGACCAGATTCAACTAAATCTACCCATATACCATTTGTATTTGGACTAGTAGATTCAAAAGGAAAAGCGAAATTGTCATCATTAGAAGTAAAAACACCTGCGGCAACGGCTGCAGAGGCAGCTGTTGTTGATCTCGCTGAATCATAATCTGCTGTATGAACCGCCATTCTTAATTTTAAAGAATTCCCAAATTTTTTCCAGTTAGCAGTTGATCCTTCGTATATAAGGTCAGCTGATCCAAATGAAGCTGCGCTAGCATTTAAATTAGCTAATGCAACATCTAATCTATTAAATAAATCGTCATAGATATCTTCATCATTATCATATACAGGTGTAACGTTCTCAACTCCCATAAGAGCTTCTGAGTAAGGAACATCTCCGTAGGTATCAACTAATACCGTCCATGTGTAAATCTCCATAAGTTCAAGAACTCCTAACTCTGCAGATTTTGTACTGGCGTCTAGAAATTCATCTGCATTAACTAAATCTTTTGCAGCATGTAAATCAATTAGTACATCTCTGTACATATATAAGAAGAAAGTTCCTCCAATATCTCTACCACTAATATCGTAATTTACTTCATCAGTATATTGAGTTTCTGTCCATTGTTGAGCAAAAAACTTAAAAATGTTGTAATTAACGTTTGGACTCGACATTCTGTAAAATAAATCTCGTTGAGTACTTGTCAGCAAATATGATGCAGGTACTTCGCTCGGATTTTTATCATCGACATTCCATCCTTCAAAATCTTCACATGAAGTAAATGAAATACCTATCAATGAGGCTATTAAAAATATTTTTTTCATCTTTTTTTTTTTAAAATTGTAGTTTAACACTAAATCCATAATCCTTTGTTGTTGGGTATACACCAGACTGGTAACCTTGTACATTACCAGAACTTAAACCAGCTTCTGGGTCTGAGTATGGAGTGCTTTTATCAATAATCCATAAGTTTCTACCAATTGCAGAGAAAGTAACAGATTCAAAAAATGCATTTTCTAACATTTCAGATGGTAAAGAGTATGATAAAGAAAGCTCTCTTAATTTTACATATCCAGCGTCATATACATGTAAAGCATTAGGAGCTCTAGTGTAACCTAATGCATTTGCAAAGTTACTCATGTCCGTTCTAACAGTATTAGCAGTTCCATCCGAAGTTGGGTTTCCGTCTCCATCAGTACCTGTTTGAACAACACCTGGTAAAATAATTCCTCCACTAGTGTTATCAGTTGTAAGTGCATCCCTTACTGGGTTTCCTAATTCATTAGTACCAGCTGTTTCTGGGTATAAACCAGTAGCCATACCGTACCAAGTATCTAAAGAGAAAACATTACCTCCTTTTTTTATGTCAATTAAGAAACTTAAACTTAGGTTTTTGTAAGTGAAACTATTGTTAATTCCACCTTTCCAATCTGGTTGGAAAGATCCTAAGTTTTCATCAGACCCATCACTTACTAAGTATCTACCATTAGTAGCATCGATAATTCTGCTTCCATTATCATCATAAACAAAATCTGTACCTCTAATCATTCCATAAGTTTCTCCTACAGTTGCGTTAATAGATACACCACCTTGTAAACTAGCTAATTGAAGATTCTTTAAGCCAAGAGGAAGAGATATTACTTTACTTTCGTTTTTACCCCAGTTTAAGTCTACTCTCCATTCAAAATTATCTGTTTTTATTGGAGAACCATATAAAGATAATTCTACACCTCTGTTTTGTAATTCACCAGCATTTAACCATTGTGCGGTATATCCTATTGCAGATGTAACCGATATAGGTGTAAGTAAATCAGAAGAGTTTTTTTCGTAAATAGAGAAATCAAAACCTAAACGTTTTTTAGCAAACATCATTTCTAAACCAATCTCCTTTTCAATAGATTCCTCATTTTTTAAATTAGAGTTATTGTTTGTTGAAGGTAAAGAAGCTGAAGCTTGTCCTCCTACTGATGTGTTTAAAGAGTATGTGTTGTATAAGGATAGCGGTGAAGCAGCATTACCTGTCTTTGCATATCCTAATCTTAATTTTCCTAAGTTGATAAAATCAGATTCAATAACTTCTGAAAATAAGAAACTTCCAGATAATCCGTAATAATCATATTTATTATCATTCGTAGGTAAAGTAGAAGCAACATCAACTCTGTAAGACCCTTCTAAGAATAGTAAGTCTTTGTATCCTAAAGATACATTTGCGAAATAACCATCAACGCCAGAGGTGTACTCGTATTGAGTTGGAGCTTCGAGAGAGTTAACACTATTAGATAAAGCCCAAAGACCGTCAATATTAATCCCGCCATTAGTTGAAGCATCAATATAAGAGTAATGGTTTCTTTGGATATTTGTTCCAAGGATAGCTTTTAAATTTAAATCGTCACTAAGGTCTTTATCAAAATGAAATTGTAAATCGTAAGTGTTTTGCGTGTAAGATTCATTAAAAATACTGTAAGATGATGGTGAGCTTGTACTACCATTATTTATACGCTCTTCTTGGTTACCTGAGTAGGTGTCTAAAGAAGCTCTACCAAATACACTTAAATAATCAGTAATTTGATAGTTTAAGTTTACATTACCTATAACACGATTTCTTACATCAGTTTCGTAGTTGTTGTCACGCATCCAATATACGTTATCATGATAGATAGCACTAAGGTCTTCGTCAATGTAACTCGTATTCCAAGTTACGTTTTCTCCAGTTGCTAAATAAGCAGCTTTCTGATCTTCTAAATCTACATTCGTTTGCCACCATTGTCTAGCGGTTTGCATAAAGTTTTGAGAATCGTAACCTGTACCGTAACGTCCTTTTCCAGATGTTTTATTGTAAGATACACTTGATGATGCCGTTAATTTATCTGTTAGATTATAAGAAGCAGAAAAATCAACATTGTCCCTTTTAATCTGACTGTTTGGCATGATACCTTCGATATCAGCTTTTGAGTAACCAAATTTAAAATTACCTTTATCATTACCACCGTCTAAGAATACACTATTGAATATTGTTGTTCCTGTTTCAAAAACAGAAGATGGGTCGTTAGCACCAGCGACCCATGGAGTTGCTTCTCCGTAGCCTTCTAAGCCTGGGTAGAAAGAATCCCATTGGTGTACTAATGTGTTTGGGTCAAAAGCAGCTCCATATGAGCCATCCCAATCAGCTAATGTATAATTTTCACCGTTCTTTGTGTAGAATTCATCGTGATAAACACCAATCCAGTATCCTGCACCATATTCGTCTTGATAACTCGCAAAAGTATCTTTGTTATACTTGTTAAAGGTTATAGATGAATTTACTGTTACACCTATAACTCCTTCTGTGTCTCTACCTTTTTTAGTAGTGATTACAACAACACCATTAGCGGCTTGAGAACCATAAAGAGCTGTTGCAGCTCCACCTTTAAGTATGTTGATTGATTCAATGTTGTCTGGATTTATATCCGCAGCAGCATTACCATAATCATAACCAGCTTGACCTGATCTTTGTCCAGATGAATTGGTGTTTTTATTACTAATTGGTACTCCATCAACAACAAATAATGCTTGGTTAGATCCATATAAAGAAGAGTAACCACGGATTACAACGTTAGTTGAACCTCCCATTGTTCCACTGCTTGATACATCTATACCGGCAACTTTACCTGATAAAGAATTAGCGAAGTTTACATCTTTGACAGCGCTTACTGCATCTCCTTTTACTTCTTGAGAAGCATAACCCAAAGATTTTTTCTCTCTTTTAATTCCTAAAGCTGTGACTACAACTTCATCTAGAGTTGCTGCGTCTTCAGCTAAAGTAATGTTAATAGTATTACTTGTTCCAATTGTGATTTCTTTTGTTGTGTATCCAACAAAACTAAAAACAAGAGTTCCTCCTGAGTTAGCTTTAATAGCATATTTACCATCGAAATCTGTTGATGTACCTGTAGAGGTACCTTTTACTAAGACAGTTGCTCCAGGTAAAGGTAGGCCAGAACCGTCCGATACTACTCCTGAAATTGTCTTTTCTTGTGCAAACGTTAGTTGCACAACAAACGCTAATAATAGCGTTAGCATTCCACTAAACTTTGTTTTCATTTTGTATTTATTTGAATTAGTCAATGTCAAAAATCACAATAAAAAGTTAATAAAACAATAAATAACCGTTAAAATTTACTTTTTAACTGATAGTTTTAAGGATATTTAGGTTTTAAGGTCGAAAACTGTAGTTGTGGTTGTTTGAATCTTAGAATTTGATAGGTTAAACCTCTGATTCTTTAATTAAGTAACTTTTATTTAGCTTCTGCGCGGCAGGTTTAAGTGTTGTTTTTATCGATTCTGTACTTATAATCTGTTGTATTCATTAGGATATTTAATTTAAAAACAAAAAGCCTGAACAATTTATTGTTCAGGCTTTAGTATATAATCATCGTTTGGCTGTTGTAGCCAATGTATTACTTGGTCAGATTGGTATTATTTAGTATCAAATTCTGTAGATTCACTAGCTCCGAAATCACCTCCACCTGAAGCTTTAGTTTCTCCGTCTATAGTTAATGTGTAAGTACCATTTGCAGGGTAACTTAAACCATCTCCGTAGCTATCAGTAAAAGTAAAAGTGTAGTCTCTACCAGAACATAATGATATCGTTTCAGAAGCTGAAGCTTGTCCTTGAGTATAAGGGCCTCCACTAATAACCTCTTCATCTAAACTATCGGTGATAACCCATCCTGATTCATCTCCGTAACCATCAAAAACGATGTCGAGGGTAGCTATTGTTTCTGTGCAGTTTTGGATATATTGTACTTCAGTTGATTCGCCTAAAGCATAGTTAAGGTTTTCAGGATCAAAATTAAGAACGAGTTTATTAACACCTATACCTAAATCTAAATCCGACAGACTTAAAGTAAGTACTCCGGTATTAGTACCACTAGGAATTGTTACAGATGTAGGAACACTGTATGAGCCAGCAGCAGCGTTTGAACTTTCGTCGACAATGATGTCAAACGAAGTATCAGCGCTTACTGTTCGGGAAGTGTATACGGTAACATCTAGTGTTGTACTGCCATCTACATCTACAGCTGTAGAATAAACTGTGTCACCAAAAGTTACATAGTTAAGAGATGATTCAAATTGCTCATCTTCACAATTTTGAAAGAGTATACATGTTATCGCTAAAAAAAAGATATTTGCTATTTTTTTCATGTTTATGTTTTTATATAATTAATATCTAGTTTTGGTCAGCTTCTGTAATGTTTGGATTTGCATCAATTTCCGATTGAGGAATCTTAAAAATCCATTCATCGTTTAAAGAAGGTTTCTCAACGATAAACCCGTCTTGGTATAATACCTCTGATGCACCAGAATTCGTTTGGTCTAGACCTTCATCCCATCTAATTTGATCATGATAGCTAAATCCTTCACCCCATAATTCAACGCGTCTTTGCCATTTAATTTCGTCCATAAGGGCAGCTTGCGTTGTAAATGCTGTTTTATCAAAAGCACTATCTCTAGCAGACCCTAAAATCTCTAAAGCATCTTGTGCACCAGTAATATCTGGAATCATTGCTTTAGCTTCAGCTTCAATAAGCACCATTTCTGCCGAACGCATGTAAATAACATCATCCGGATCAATACCACCAGGGTTTTTCTGTTTGAACTTTACATTCATGTATGGGTGTGTGTTGTGTCCACTAGTAGCTCCATATTCTTCTATTATTGCAGCTTTAGCAGCGTCAAAATCTGCTTGATTATCGTAGTTAGGGTCTGTTTCGTAGCTTCCTCCTAGATCGTTTGAAGCAGCAGGGTTAGAGTTTGGTGCTAGTGGTAACCATGCTTGGTTTCTGTAATCTGTATCAGGTATTCTGTCATACAACTCTTTGCTAATTATCTTAGGGTTACTTCTGTTTTGACTACCATTAAAAGCGAATGCGACATAGTAAAAATACGACGAGAAGTAATTCGTTTCTGTGTCGATAACATATCCACCCCAAATAACTTCGGATAAGTCGTTAGTGTTGAATCCAGAAAGCCAATCGGTTTCATCTAGTAAAGGGTATCCTTCTCTTGCAAGTGCTGCATAAGTAGCTGCGTTAGCCCAGTCGCCTTTAGATAGAGCAACTCGTGCTCTAATACCATAAGCTGCATTGATTGATATATGAGATTTGTTTTCTGGAGCGCTAGCTTTTCCTAAGTAGTTAATCGCTGAAGCAATGTCTTTTTCTATTTGAGTATATACTTCTTCTACTGTTCCTCGAGGTGCACTAGTGTAAGGTGCACCTGATTCAAGGATTAATGGTACTCCGGGATCTGTTGATGGATCTCCAATTATATAACCTTTAGAGAATGTTGTTACCAATCTCCAATAAGCCCATGCTCTGTAAGCGTAAGCTTGGCCTAAAACATTATTTAGGTCTTCAGTTTCAGAGAAACCTTCTGCTGCAGATGTGTTAATTATCGAACTTACCACATTTATAAAGTGGTAACGTTGAAACCAGAAGTTAAAATTAGTTGTTGAAGCAGAATTAGTATGGCTAGTCCATTTTAAATCGGCAGTCATCCAGCCGTTACCTGGAGAAGAGTGAATAATGTTTCCTCCTATAGCATCTAGTGAAGGGATAAAGTGACTTTCGCCCGTTCTACTTGTTGTAGCCCCTTCTAAAAGGTTTTGAGCATACATCATTCTATGTAGACCATTAATAACAAGTGCCATGCTTGATTCACTAGAAAGCGCGGTTGCTTCTGCTATTGCGTCTGTTGGAACATTTTCTAGATATTCTTCTGAACAAGAAACAAAAATTACCATTGACAAAGCAAATAGTAATATGATTTTTTTATGTATCATTTTATATTGTTTTAATTTTTTTTATTTAAAAAGTAACATTAACACCAACTGAGATCACTCTACTAGGGTTATAATCATTACCTGATGGTGTTCCGGCAAGATTGTATTGTGGGTTTAAACCGTTTCTCTTTGTGAAAAATACAAGGTTTTCTCCAG
The window above is part of the Algibacter sp. L3A6 genome. Proteins encoded here:
- a CDS encoding SusC/RagA family TonB-linked outer membrane protein — encoded protein: MKTKFSGMLTLLLAFVVQLTFAQEKTISGVVSDGSGLPLPGATVLVKGTSTGTSTDFDGKYAIKANSGGTLVFSFVGYTTKEITIGTSNTINITLAEDAATLDEVVVTALGIKREKKSLGYASQEVKGDAVSAVKDVNFANSLSGKVAGIDVSSSGTMGGSTNVVIRGYSSLYGSNQALFVVDGVPISNKNTNSSGQRSGQAGYDYGNAAADINPDNIESINILKGGAATALYGSQAANGVVVITTKKGRDTEGVIGVTVNSSITFNKYNKDTFASYQDEYGAGYWIGVYHDEFYTKNGENYTLADWDGSYGAAFDPNTLVHQWDSFYPGLEGYGEATPWVAGANDPSSVFETGTTIFNSVFLDGGNDKGNFKFGYSKADIEGIMPNSQIKRDNVDFSASYNLTDKLTASSSVSYNKTSGKGRYGTGYDSQNFMQTARQWWQTNVDLEDQKAAYLATGENVTWNTSYIDEDLSAIYHDNVYWMRDNNYETDVRNRVIGNVNLNYQITDYLSVFGRASLDTYSGNQEERINNGSTSSPSSYSIFNESYTQNTYDLQFHFDKDLSDDLNLKAILGTNIQRNHYSYIDASTNGGINIDGLWALSNSVNSLEAPTQYEYTSGVDGYFANVSLGYKDLLFLEGSYRVDVASTLPTNDNKYDYYGLSGSFLFSEVIESDFINLGKLRLGYAKTGNAASPLSLYNTYSLNTSVGGQASASLPSTNNNSNLKNEESIEKEIGLEMMFAKKRLGFDFSIYEKNSSDLLTPISVTSAIGYTAQWLNAGELQNRGVELSLYGSPIKTDNFEWRVDLNWGKNESKVISLPLGLKNLQLASLQGGVSINATVGETYGMIRGTDFVYDDNGSRIIDATNGRYLVSDGSDENLGSFQPDWKGGINNSFTYKNLSLSFLIDIKKGGNVFSLDTWYGMATGLYPETAGTNELGNPVRDALTTDNTSGGIILPGVVQTGTDGDGNPTSDGTANTVRTDMSNFANALGYTRAPNALHVYDAGYVKLRELSLSYSLPSEMLENAFFESVTFSAIGRNLWIIDKSTPYSDPEAGLSSGNVQGYQSGVYPTTKDYGFSVKLQF
- a CDS encoding RagB/SusD family nutrient uptake outer membrane protein, producing the protein MIHKKIILLFALSMVIFVSCSEEYLENVPTDAIAEATALSSESSMALVINGLHRMMYAQNLLEGATTSRTGESHFIPSLDAIGGNIIHSSPGNGWMTADLKWTSHTNSASTTNFNFWFQRYHFINVVSSIINTSAAEGFSETEDLNNVLGQAYAYRAWAYWRLVTTFSKGYIIGDPSTDPGVPLILESGAPYTSAPRGTVEEVYTQIEKDIASAINYLGKASAPENKSHISINAAYGIRARVALSKGDWANAATYAALAREGYPLLDETDWLSGFNTNDLSEVIWGGYVIDTETNYFSSYFYYVAFAFNGSQNRSNPKIISKELYDRIPDTDYRNQAWLPLAPNSNPAASNDLGGSYETDPNYDNQADFDAAKAAIIEEYGATSGHNTHPYMNVKFKQKNPGGIDPDDVIYMRSAEMVLIEAEAKAMIPDITGAQDALEILGSARDSAFDKTAFTTQAALMDEIKWQRRVELWGEGFSYHDQIRWDEGLDQTNSGASEVLYQDGFIVEKPSLNDEWIFKIPQSEIDANPNITEADQN
- the rpsU gene encoding 30S ribosomal protein S21, with product MLKIIVKDGENIERALKRYKRKHRNIKVMQNLREGQFFTKPSVKRRRQVKKAAYIQNLRDQEEI
- a CDS encoding RNA polymerase sigma factor RpoD/SigA, with product MRQLKITKQVTNRESKSLDKYLQDISKIPLITAEEEVELAQLIKNGDQKALDTLTTANLRFVVSVSKQYQNQGLTLPDLINEGNAGLVKAAKRFDETRGFKFISYAVWWIRQAILQALAEQSRIVRLPLNKIGSINKINKAYSFLEQENERPPSAQEIASKLDLSLTDVKQSMKISGRHVSMDAPFQEGETSNLYDVMNSSESPRPDSGLMQDALNIEVNRALNSLSEKEAEVIRHYYGISKKQPMSLQEIGDSFGLTRERVRQIKEKGIRRLRQTSKSKVLKTYLG
- a CDS encoding SusD/RagB family nutrient-binding outer membrane lipoprotein; the encoded protein is MKKIFLIASLIGISFTSCEDFEGWNVDDKNPSEVPASYLLTSTQRDLFYRMSSPNVNYNIFKFFAQQWTETQYTDEVNYDISGRDIGGTFFLYMYRDVLIDLHAAKDLVNADEFLDASTKSAELGVLELMEIYTWTVLVDTYGDVPYSEALMGVENVTPVYDNDEDIYDDLFNRLDVALANLNASAASFGSADLIYEGSTANWKKFGNSLKLRMAVHTADYDSARSTTAASAAVAAGVFTSNDDNFAFPFESTSPNTNGIWVDLVESGRNDYLVADTFVDLVNPLNDPRASVFFADNKDSYIGAPYGVGSAYTDYTHIGDAFHEPNLEGVLLSYDEVQFLLAEAVERGLISGDAETYYNEAISASITYWGGSQADADTYLAQPSVAYTTAGSTWKEVIGNQKYIALYGRGFEAWTTWRLLDYPNTFTRPPISLEAVPRRYTYGNDDQDLNPDNYAAASAAMGGDEKSSRVFWDINGVGN
- a CDS encoding DUF2797 domain-containing protein, translated to MTYQGVLTKMETEFSNPIQYYLVFDSDFINMNQLIGKEISIEFVKYQCLNCGLDKPIFRQGYDKQCFYNTAQTGDWIMRPELSTAHLGQEDRDLEYEKRVQLQPHIVYLANSSNVKVGVTRKTQVPTRWIDQGAHEALEIVEVPNRYLAGVTEVALKSYVADKTNWRKMLKNDNEDENLVEWRDRLKQYIPDEAAQYFIENNTETHLDFPVDKYPFKPKSLNIKKELKYTGKLVGIKGQYLIFDDETVFNIRSNEGIVVKISV